The Camelina sativa cultivar DH55 chromosome 14, Cs, whole genome shotgun sequence genome includes a window with the following:
- the LOC104739683 gene encoding polygalacturonase At1g48100-like: MIMRRSLSVRSITMMILMAVLVWSVTLETCIARRGRHWRHNRRGSSDLSDSLSTKKPKSHGHSHHSSHNNHHHKSKPKPKPKQKTPPKANDNNPPVVSRPPKVQPPPLPPLKGSQVFNVMDFGAKGDGKCDDTKAFEAAWAAVCKTEASMMIVPPEYTFLVGPISFSGPYCQANIVFQLDGTIIAPTDSKSWGKGLMWWIDFTKLKGIKVQGKGVIDGRGSGWWQQDYPFIDGETKLIVPLYNSTHKHPPMPLRSELDGRMPSIKPTALRFSGSLGVEVTGITIQNSPQCHLKFDNCVGVSVHDIVVSSPGDSPNTDGIHLQNTKDVLIHSATLACGDDCISIQTGCSNVYVHNVNCGPGHGISIGSLGKEGTKACVSNITVRDVAMHNTMTGVRIKTWQGGVGSVKGILFSNIQLNEVQLPIVIDQFYCDHSKCKNQTSAVAVEGVTYERIKGTYTLKPVHFACSDSFPCVDVQLSSIELKPVQERYHMYDPFCWQTFGELGTPTLPPIDCLQIGKPPRNKVHESDHDVC, translated from the exons atgataaTGAGAAGAAGTTTAAGTGTGAGAAGCATCACGATGATGATACTAATGGCGGTTTTGGTCTGGTCTGTAACATTAGAGACCTGCATTGCTAGAAGAGGAAGGCATTGGAGACATAACCGCAGAGGCTCTTCTGACTTGTCTGATTCCTTGTCAACCAAGAAACCGAAGAGCCATGGGCACAGTCACCATAGTTCTCACAACAACCATCACCACAAGTCTAAACCTAAACCGAAACCGAAGCAGAAAACGCCGCCAAAAGCTAACGACAATAACCCTCCGGTGGTTTCACGGCCACCTAAAGTCCAACCACCACCTCTTCCGCCGCTAAAGGGATCTCAAGTTTTCAACGTGATGGACTTTGGGGCAAAGGGTGATGGCAAATGTGATGACACTAAG GCGTTTGAAGCGGCTTGGGCGGCGGTTTGCAAAACTGAGGCATCGATGATGATCGTACCACCTGAATACACTTTCCTTGTTGGTCCAATCTCATTCTCTGGTCCTTATTGTCAAGCTAACATTGTGTTTCAG CTTGATGGTACGATCATAGCTCCAACGGATTCAAAGTCATGGGGAAAAGGGTTAATGTGGTGGATTGATTTCACAAAACTGAAAGGAATTAAAGTACAAGGGAAAGGTGTCATTGATGGAAGAGGCTCTGGTTGGTGGCAACAAGATTACCCTTTCATTGATGGTGAGACCAAACTCATCGTCCCTTTGTACAATTCTACTCACAAACACCCTCCAATGCCG TTAAGAAGTGAGCTTGATGGGAGAATGCCAAGCATCAAACCAACG GCACTGAGATTCTCTGGGAGTCTAGGCGTGGAAGTGACTGGTATAACTATCCAAAACAGTCCTCAATGTCATCTCAAATTCGATAACTGCGTAGGGGTTTCGGTGCATGACATTGTCGTTTCTTCACCTGGTGACAGTCCAAACACTGATGGTATTCACCTCCAGAACACCAAAGATGTCCTCATTCATAGTGCTACTCTCGCTTGCG GAGATGATTGCATCTCGATACAAACTGGTTGCTCGAATGTGTACGTGCACAATGTGAACTGTGGACCGGGCCACGGGATCAGCATTGGTAGTCTCGGCAAAGAAGGCACAAAAGCCTGCGTCTCGAACATAACAGTGCGAGATGTAGCGATGCACAACACGATGACAGGTGTCCGGATCAAGACATGGCAAGGAGGAGTAGGATCCGTGAAAGGGATACTCTTCTCAAACATTCAACTCAACGAAGTCCAGCTTCCAATAGTGATAGACCAGTTCTACTGCGACCATAGCAAATGCAAGAACCAGACATCAGCGGTTGCAGTGGAAGGAGTGACTTACGAGAGGATAAAAGGAACTTACACCTTGAAACCGGTGCATTTCGCTTGCAGCGATAGCTTCCCGTGCGTTGATGTGCAGTTATCTTCAATTGAGCTTAAACCGGTTCAAGAACGGTATCATATGTATGATCCTTTTTGCTGGCAGACATTTGGTGAGCTCGGCACTCCAACTCTTCCTCCCATTGATTGTTTACAGATTGGGAAGCCTCCGAGAAACAAGGTTCATGAGTCCGATCACGATGTGTGTTGA